The Paramisgurnus dabryanus chromosome 6, PD_genome_1.1, whole genome shotgun sequence genome has a window encoding:
- the ddr2b gene encoding discoidin domain-containing receptor 2, whose translation MMFQIRQYFTVLLLVGAVKSQVNPAVCRYPLGMTGGQIQDEDISASSQWSESTAARYGRLDFDDGDGAWCPNEMGEPDRLKQFLQIDLRTLHFLTLAGTQGRHADGVGNEFAQRYKIKYSRDGTRWVSWRDRHGQQIIEGNKNAYDVVLKDLEPPIIARYVRFMPITEPFMTVCMRVELYGCEWLDGLVSYSAPAGQQMTIKGHQIYLNDTVYDGAISHSSMTEGLGQLTDGSCGLDDFNKSHMYHVWPGYDYVGWTNASHPGGSLEMTFEFDRVRNFTSMKVHCNNMYTWGVRIFQQAVCYFRSESDWEPNPVSFKPKPDNISPSARFVTVALGNRMASAIKCQFAFNDIWMMFSEIAFQSDTAVYNTSLVPRKRYQTPGVHPGEDPTHKIDDSNTRILIGCLVAIIVILLAIIIIIMWRQVWQKMIEKASRRILDDERVRLSVQRDAFSHSHSSLSSDTESNSTYERIFPLGSDYQEPSQLLRKIPEFQATENLAITDAPSEPPTANPTDEIPHYAETDIVSQVKVAGFHSYRMPVVNMPLSPGRDVALEEFPRERLTFKEKLGEGQFGEVHLCEAEGMQEFMKDHCGDIIDEPMLVAVKTLREDANKNARNDFLKEIRIMSRLRDPNIIRLLAVCVESDPLCMITEYMENGDLNQFLSHHELQKEGVNAADTVTISYSNLINMASQIASGMQYLSSLDFVHRDLATRNCLVGTNNTIKIADFGMSRNLYRGDYYRIQGRAVLPIRWMSWESILLGKFTIASDVWAFGVTLWEILTLCKEQPYAQFTDEQVIENTGEFFRDQSKQVYLPKPACCPDSVYGLMLNCWKRNAKERPTFLEIHNTLMEDHD comes from the exons ATGATGTTTCAGATAAGACAATACTTTACTGTCCTTCTTCTTGTTGGAGCAGTGAAGTCACAGGTCAACCCAG CTGTATGTAGGTACCCACTGGGTATGACAGGTGGACAAATTCAAGATGAAGACATCTCTGCTTCCAGCCAATGGTCAGAATCCACTGCAGCTAGATATGGCAG ATTAGACTTTGATGATGGAGACGGGGCGTGGTGTCCAAATGAAATGGGTGAACCAGACAGACTTAAGCAATTCTTGCAGATTGATCTTCGCACACTGCATTTTTTGACTCTTGCTGGCACGCAGGGACGCCATGCGGATGGAGTGGGCAATGAATTTGCCCAGCGTTACAAGATCAAGTACAGCCGTGATGGCACCCGCTGGGTCTCCTGGCGTGATCGACATGGTCAACAG ATAATTGAGGGGAACAAGAATGCTTATGATGTCGTGCTAAAGGACTTGGAACCTCCCATTATTGCCCGTTATGTGCGTTTTATGCCCATCACTGAGCCATTTATGACTGTGTGCATGAGGGTGGAGCTCTATGGCTGTGAATGGCTAG ATGGTCTTGTGTCCTACAGCGCCCCTGCTGGTCAGCAGATGACTATCAAAGGGCACCAAATCTACCTAAATGACACTGTGTATGATGGAGCCATTAGTCACAGCAG CATGACAGAAGGCCTAGGACAGCTTACTGATGGAAGTTGCGGTTTGGATGACTTCAATAAAAGTCACATGTATCATGTCTGGCCTGGCTATGACTATGTGGGCTGGACTAATGCTAGTCACCCTGGTGGCTCACTGGAGATGACATTCGAGTTTGATCGGGTCAGAAACTTCACATCCATGAAG GTCCACTGCAACAACATGTACACATGGGGGGTAAGAATCTTCCAGCAGGCTGTTTGTTACTTTCGTTCAGAGTCAGACTGGGAGCCCAATCCTGTGTCTTTTAAACCAAAACCAGACAACATCAGTCCAAGTGCTCGGTTTGTCACGGTTGCCCTTGGCAACCGCATGGCCAGTGCAATTAAATGCCAGTTTGCATTCAATGACATCTGGATGATGTTCAGTGAAATTGCTTTCCAGTCAG ACACAGCAGTGTATAATACCTCTCTTGTTCCTCGTAAACGTTATCAAACTCCAGGTGTTCACCCAG GGGAAGACCCAACCCACAAAATCGATGACAGTAACACTCGGATCCTGATAGGCTGTTTGGTGGCCATTATTGTCATTCTGTTGGCCATTATAATTATCATAATGTGGCGACAGGTCTGGCAGAAAATGATTGAGAAG GCCTCACGAAGGATACTGGATGATGAGAGGGTCCGTCTCTCGGTACAGAGAGATGCTTTCAGTCACAGCCATTCCTCTCTGTCCAGTGATACCGAATCCAACTCCACATATGAGCGGATTTTTCCCCTGGGCTCTGACTATCAGGAGCCTTCACAACTTTTACGAAAAATTCCAGAGTTCCAGGCTACAGAAAACCTTG CAATTACCGATGCCCCTTCAGAACCCCCTACAGCAAACCCCACCGATGAAATCCCACACTACGCAGAAACAGACATAGTAAGTCAGGTGAAAGTTGCTGGTTTCCACAGTTACCGCATGCCCGTTGTCAACATGCCGTTGTCTCCTGGAAGAGATGTAGCTCTGGAAGAGTTTCCAAGAGAGAGGCTGACTTTCAAAGAGAAGCTTGGAGAAGGACAATTTGGAGAA GTTCATCTGTGTGAAGCTGAGGGTATGCAAGAATTCATGAAAGACCATTGTGGTGACATCATCGATGAGCCAATGCTCGTAGCAGTCAAGACCCTAAGAGAAGACGCAAACAAAAACGCAAG GAATGACTTTTTGAAAGAGATTAGGATAATGTCACGGTTAAGAGATCCAAACATTATCCGGCTGCTGGCAGTGTGCGTTGAGAGTGACCCGCTGTGCATGATTACGGAGTACATGGAGAATGGAGACCTCAATCAGTTCCTGTCCCACCATGAGCTACAGAAGGAAGGTGTTAATGCGGCTGACACAGTCACCATCAG CTACAGTAACCTGATCAACATGGCCTCTCAGATTGCCTCTGGAATGCAGTATCTTTCATCCCTGGATTTTGTTCACCGTGATCTTGCTACTCGCAACTGTTTAGTGGGCACAAACAATACCATCAAAATCGCAGACTTTGGCATGAGCAGGAACTTGTATCGTGGGGATTATTACCGCATTCAGGGACGAGCTGTCCTGCCCATCCGCTGGATGTCCTGGGAGAGCATCCTTCTG GGTAAGTTCACCATCGCTAGTGATGTGTGGGCATTCGGTGTGACCTTGTGGGAGATCCTTACCCTATGCAAAGAGCAGCCATATGCTCAGTTCACAGATGAACAGGTGATCGAAAACACAGGCGAGTTTTTCAGAGACCAAAGCAAACAG GTCTATCTTCCGAAGCCTGCTTGTTGTCCTGATTCAGTCTACGGCCTGATGCTTAATTGCTGGAAAAGAAACGCTAAGGAAAGACCCACATTTCTAGAGATCCACAACACTCTGATGGAAGACCATGACTAA